The nucleotide window ATGATGATGTAGTGTTAATGTTCGGTAATAACTCGCCACGAGTTATTCTGAACATTAATACTGTTGCTCTAAAACAAAAAATGTAACTTTAAACTCTAAACCAAAAATCGCCTTGTTGCGCTAAGGCCTTGAATGCACCAACATATTCAGTAAAAATTGTATTTGCCGATTCTTTGCTTGGCACTATAAGCGAAAAACTTTTTTTGAATAAACATAACGAATCTGTTTTCATTATAAAAAAGCAAAAAGATTTTTTTTCAAACCGTTGGAAATATAGTTTAGTATGTACAACTTCGGGGCTTCAGTCAGCGGCAAAAATTAAATATGACTCATCATATAACTCTTTTGACTTGTCTGACACAACCAGTTTATGGGAAAAACAATTTACTGTTTCTTTTTCTCCAACAGAAATGATTTGCGGAAATGAAATTTTCTATTCCGATTATAAATTCTCAAAGCATTTTTCTGCGGGCATAGGAGTAGGACATATATTTCCTACGCTTCACAATTTAATAACAGACGAACCGCAAGGATTAGCATATAATGGAACAATTGTAAGGATAAATTCTAGGTATTATTTTAAAAGAGGAGAATATATTGGTTTGCTTGGAACTTATAAGGATTTATACATGAACTCAGCAAGTTTTGTTAGTTATTTGGTATGCGGAGAAGATAATGGACATTACGATTATTTGCAAACTGAAAGGGCTTCTTTATTTGGCATTACATATTTTATCGGGCATGAAAAACATTATTCAAAATATTTTCACTCTGATTTTTTTATAGGCGTGGGGCTTAGTTTCAGAAACCGCGATTATACGGTTTATCCCCAGGCAACATCTACTTGCCGCCACGATACTCCTAATCTAACTCCGCTTCATTATTCAGAAAAAAATAGATTGCCTGCTTTTCCTATCGGATTTAAGTTAGTTTATGTACTGCATAAAAAAGAGTAACTCAAGTATTCCAACTCTTTGAAAAATTACTTCTTCCCTTCTCTTAAAATAATTTTATAAAACGCAGCAGGCGAAAACCTTTTCACGGTAAGCGCCAGCATTTCCTTTCCGCCAAAAAAGGTCTCGAACCTGTTTTTGCGTATGGCGTTCAGAATTTTTTTTGCGGCAGCGTGCGCATTCATTCCGCGCTCCTGCCCTTTATCCATTTTGCCGTGGCTCTCCCCTTTTTCGTTCACCGCATTCAGCGAAACATTTGTTTTCACATAGCCCGGGCAGATGATGTGCACGTGAATCTTATTGGAATGCTCTTCAATGCGCAGCGATTCAAAATAGCCGTGCAGCGCGTGCTTGCTTGCCGCATAGGAACTGCGCCCGGGATAGCCGAGTTTTCCCATCACGCTGCTGATGACCACAATGTTTCCGCTGCGCTGTTTGCGTAGGACGGGCAAAACCGCTTTTGTTAAAATAGTTGGTGCGAAATAATTTACATCCATTATTTTCCGTTCCACTTCAACAGGCGTATCTCCTGCAAAAGAACGTTGCGCAATGCCGGCATTGTTAATCAATATATCTATTCTTCCGAAGCGCTGAATTATTTTTTCAACTGCGGAATGTACCGTTGAAAGTTCAGCAACATCGAGCGGAAGGATAAAAATAGTTGACGCGGAAATAAATTTCGCGCAGTCGTTTTTCACGCGTTCAAGTTCTTTTTCCCTTCGGGCCGATAAAACTAATTTTGCTTTCGCGGCAGCGAATTCTTTTGCCAGCGCTTCTCCTATGCCGGACGATGCGCCCGTAATCCAGATTACTTTATCGCGGAAGAAACTCATTTCTTTCCTGCCACATTAAACCGAAGGATACTTACGGCAAGAGAAATATTCGGGTTGGAGCCGTGCGAAAGATAGGTGAGCACATCGCCCGTGCCCACGCTCACTTCCATGATGCGGAACAAGCCGGAAAGCGTTACGCCCATCGGCAGCGAAAACCCATAGGTGGGATTTCCCGCAAAGCCGAATGAAAGGCGGAACGTGTTGGCAAGCGCCATGTCGGTGCCCACAGCGAAAAATGCTTTTTCAAGATTGGTGGGGTTGCTGCTCAGGGGCATCACCATGTCGGCTCCCACCAGCATTCTCCGGGTGAGGCGGTAACTTGCACCTAAGCGGAACTTGGAAGGGAGTTGCGTGGTGTAAGGGCTGCCCGGTTTGAATTTTATAATTCCCCATTTATTAAACATGTCGCTTGCCGTTTGCTGAAGGTTCCAGGAATTGATTCCCTGGAATTTGAATTTGGAAGTGTCGGGCAGCAGCGTGTCCTGCGCCACCAGCACATTTTTATTCCAGTGAATGGAGCCCATGTCAATTGCCGAGAAAGTTATTTTCAGTTTCCCGATTCCGATTCCCGCTCCCAAATCAAACGCGGTTCCGTTTCCTACGGAAGGAAAAATTCCCGAGGTGTTCACGGGATTAAAATTCCGGACGCTGTCGTAGTTGATTCCGTAATTGGAAGTGAAAGCCGAATGCCCGGTGAGCACTCCGTTGCTGGCAATCATTTCCATATCTGCCATGCCCCATAAATATTTGAAACCGATTCCTCCGTAAATGGAAATGGCGCTCGAATCCTTTGTTCCCCCAATGCCGAGAATTTTTGCTCCGTAAGCAAAATTCATTTCGCGGTAATGCAGAAAAGAAATTTTGGAACCATCAAACACCTGTGAAATATTTTTCGGATTCAGCCAGAACATCGTGTCATGAAAAATGGGCGCATTCTCTCCCATGAAAAGAATATCGGCAGCGTTCTGATTCAGGCGCACATGCCCGAAGGTGCGGTCGCGCACATTCATGGCGAAGCCGCCCACTTTGGGAACGGCAAAAGAAAACGAAAGCCAGTTGAGGTTGGATTGAAGGTTCAGCCCGTCCTTATCGGTGAACAAACCGGCAAAGACCTTTTTATCGGCTGCGGAGAAAGTATCGTTCGGATGCGTGAGCGCATTTTTCAGCTGGTTGTAATCAAGCGCTTTCGATTGCGCGCTGATTCCGAAAGTGAGAAGAGACAGGGAAAACTTATAATTGTTTTCCCAGCCGAGGTTGGAAGGATTGATGCCGATGCACTCCCAATCCTTCGCAATGCCGTTGGCAACTCCGCCTTTTCCCGCAGGGCCCGGCAAGCCGAGGTCAACCTGGGAAAAAATGTAAGAGGTAAAAAATAAAAAGCAAGAGAAGAGGAATAATTTTTTCATTTCATTTTCTTTATTCAGGCAAAAGTAATTTATTTTTTGTTCGCCTTCCGCCTTCTTATCTTACATTTGCCCTGTGAAAAAACTCATTTCCATTTTTATTTTTTCCTGTTTGATTTTTTCCTGCGGGGAAAACAAAACGGTTTCCATTCCGCCTACTATTCTTCCCAAAGAAAAAATGGCGGCAGTGATTGCCGACATTCACCTGGCAGAAGCCGAAGCGAACATTCACATGCTGCCCGATTCTTCTTCGGGGAAAAAAATAAGTTACGGGACAATTTTCGAGAAGCATTCGGTTACCAAACAGCAGTACGAAGAAAGTTTATCTTTTTACATCAGCCATCCGGAACTCCTCGATGAAATTTATGAAGCCGTGCTGAATGAACTCAGCAAAATGCAGGGAGAAGCGAAGAAGCAGCAGTAAACATTTCTCTTGATAATTTTCTCGTT belongs to Bacteroidota bacterium and includes:
- a CDS encoding DUF4296 domain-containing protein, with product MKKLISIFIFSCLIFSCGENKTVSIPPTILPKEKMAAVIADIHLAEAEANIHMLPDSSSGKKISYGTIFEKHSVTKQQYEESLSFYISHPELLDEIYEAVLNELSKMQGEAKKQQ
- a CDS encoding SDR family oxidoreductase, translating into MSFFRDKVIWITGASSGIGEALAKEFAAAKAKLVLSARREKELERVKNDCAKFISASTIFILPLDVAELSTVHSAVEKIIQRFGRIDILINNAGIAQRSFAGDTPVEVERKIMDVNYFAPTILTKAVLPVLRKQRSGNIVVISSVMGKLGYPGRSSYAASKHALHGYFESLRIEEHSNKIHVHIICPGYVKTNVSLNAVNEKGESHGKMDKGQERGMNAHAAAKKILNAIRKNRFETFFGGKEMLALTVKRFSPAAFYKIILREGKK